A window of Theileria parva strain Muguga chromosome 4 map unlocalized ctg_529, whole genome shotgun sequence genomic DNA:
TCTTCAGGTTCTGGTGGAAATTGTACAGTGGTTTCAGTTACCTCAAAGTTGTCATCTTCATCAGTATCACTAGTGATATCACGTTGTTCAGGTTTGTCAGCACAGCTGACAGATTGGATAAGTATGAGTATAATTCCACATGtataagtaaaataaatttccattatataatttatttatattaatgaaTGGGGGATCTGGAAATCTCATTTTAAACTTctaaatatgtaaaatattaattataaattaaccaGACATGCtaagtataatatagtaaaagTTTGTATATTATCTTTTTTTTCTTGGTTTTCTGACTGATAATTTGTACCGGTGgcttttaaaaaatatgagATAATGATTATCAAAATAAAGCACAATATCTTTTGACAAATTAATACTAACTTCAGATGGGCAAGGTTTGTTAATCTCCTTTTTCCAAAGTAATTTACCCCTATGCATAACTCTATGACACTTTACATTCTTcttaaattcatatttcAAGAACCCTTTCGGACCAaaagttatataataatcaCCTTCGTTTAGTTCAAAATCTTTACCTTTATgttttgtgtaaaatttaagatAACCCGAGCGATTCCGTAGGTATACTCTCCACTTCCCCTCTTCGCAGcaaataaagataaatcCACCGACATCTTGCATTGTAAACACGTTATGAGGTTTATAATAAGTTAATGTTAAGGTATAATGCTTTCCAGGTACATGCTCAAAAATAACTTCATAATTATAAAGTATCATCTCCAAACTTGCCTGAAACATATAAACTATTCTATACGAATCTTCAGACGTAACTTTATAGTCTCCCTCTTCCATTGGTACCACTATTCCATTTTCATcttttttcataaaaattatttggatagattttttaatcaCTTCCACATGCTCAGGACTCCCGGATGGACTTTTTGGCGGAGAACCCTTTGCTGAAGTCTCGGGTGGACTTTTGGGTGGAGAACCCTTTGGTTCAGAAGTCTCAGGTTGTTCAGTAGATTCTGTAacatcaaaattatcttcttcttcaCTATCACTGTATGATACCAGGCTCTGGTCGTTATTTCCAGGTTTATCGGCACATCTCACAAATTCAATCgttactaatattattagataaaattttatgcTGCACATGGATTCATTATAGGATAAAAGTGTATTTTCGGTGGGGGATCTggaaatttaaaacttcACACACATCAACGTTGAGATTATTCGGTTATTATTCAGTAAATTACGTTacaaaagttaaaatatcaaaattttacattatataGTACAATAGTTGTTAGTcttaaataatagtaaatatgtataaaatagtCAACTTAACGGAGATTATCACATACCAAGTATAcgtaaattaaaaattaacgtGTGTTTATATAAGTTAAAGCGATAGTTTATGTTATTTGGTGATTATTAAAACACTTCAAATATTCCCAAAATTAAGCTCTAATGGAACATGTTACAGTAGTATTACAATAGTATagatattattattcagAAATATCAGACATTTAGCACATTTTCTTTGGATTTACAAATACTTGGCACGGGTAACTTTAGAATTCTTTATTAATCTACCTCGATTTCAGGTTGAGATTTTtgattaatagtattagcaGACTTGAGATTCAGATTTTTAACCGTATTATCATGGTTAATAGTTGTTAAATTGTTACTTTTGAGATCAAGTTCCTTAACCACATCTTCATGGTTAATGATTGTTAACTTGTTATTTTTGAGGTCCAGTTTGAGTGACTTGATGGGTCCAAATTTGGGGTCTCCACTGGGATTCCAGACGATCACACCATCATATTTAATCTTGTGACACTCGGAACCAGGATTAAACCTGATTTCATGGGATTGATCGCCCGGGATatatttgaatttaaaaaacgTGAGTTGGTTGTCATTGGCAGTGAGGAACTTAATTTTGAAGATGTTAGGGCTAGTAATATCAGTCCAATCTCCATTGGACTTAATGAACATTCTGAACTTGTCGGTAAGGAGAATGATTAAAAAGTCACCGTTGGTACCGACCATAGTTCCAAACACATTCCCATCAGATTCCCAGACAAGTTTCTTGTCCTCCATGACCTTGTTGAACACGTTGCCAGATTTAGCATTGAATTTATGGAATTCAGCATCCTTCCTATAGTCATATTCAGCTGTGCTTGCCTTCCTATCAATGTTAAGAGTTACCTTGTTAGCAGCAGATTGGGCAGTAGTACTTGCTGCTGCTGTGGTAGTTGCGGTTGCTGGTGTGGTAGTTGTGGTTGCAGTTGGACCAGATCTGGTCCCAGTTAAATTCGGTACGTCACTACTATAAACACCACGGCCTGATTTGTAGGGGCATGACAATACCAAGAAGAGAACtaattcaataattttcatcTTCACCAATATTAACTAGAAGATTTTTATGTCAattctattattataattacaaCAGCAGATTATCATTCGTATTTCTATCCAGAGAACTGCATTACACATTCTTCCCCATTCATCCATCTGcattcacatttttatcGTAGTTTTTTCTTAACATTTAGTTCTCATAGATTGTATTTCATAGTTgtacatattatataacataTAATATGCGCAATGTGTAGTATGATACAGGCGTATACAGATGGTAGTGTGTTAGGGGTCGTTTagtcaaattttaaacgcataaattgattaattatactttatttaGGGTTATACGATACTTTACgctgtaaataatgtatataatatagttaacatGTATGAATGTGTTAGAAATTAGCTTAACTACATTTGAGATTTTCTATggtacattaaaatttatgttAGTTTTGAAATGAGTTAAATCGTTGAATGACAAGTATTGAGCGAATAATTCTGAGAAATCAAGAGTTCATGACGATTTCTTGGGCTAAATTGATTGATCAGATCCAGTCTGATCTCAGGCATTAGTAGTAATAGCAGGAGTAGATTTAGTCTGACCTCTTGAAGGAGTTGTAGTAGCAGGAGTAGTAGTTGTTGTAGCTCCAGTAGTAGTTGTAGTAGCAGCAGAACCAGCTCTAGGAGTAGTAGCAGGAGTAGATTTAGCACCAGTTGTAACAGTAGTAGCATTAGTTGTGGTATTTCCAGAACCAGTTCTAGCAGTTGTAGCAGTAGTAGTTGCACTCTGTCCTCCGGAAGTGGGAGTTGCAGATTTTGTGGTTGACTTTTTCACATCAAGTTTCTTGTGTTCGGTTTCACTTTTGAGTACGTAAAAACAGTCCGATTCAAGATCAAGAGTAAGTGCCCTTATGGACTCAAAATTCTTATCATCGGTACTTTTCCAAATATCTTCACCTCCCAATTTTATCTTCCTACAGCTGACCGAATCTCTGAATTTGATACTGTAGTAGTGCTCCAGGATCGTAACTTCGTAATCTGACGAAGTCATCTCTTTATCATTCTCGGCATAGAACTTCAACTTTGATGTGTCATGTCTCTTGCTGGTGATGTCATTCCAAGGTTTATTCTTAGCTTCCTTGTACAAAAGTACAAACTTATTACTCTTGAGAAGAATGACGAGATGTTTCTTTTTATCACCAGAGCCTTTGAGTACGACTTTTACAGCTTCATCCTTATCCTTAGATTCCCAgatatcatttttattcttcaCTATCTTAGAGAATGACTTGTTATCTTTAGCTGTGTATGTCCTATAGTCTCCTTCCTTAGAGTACTCTGAGTCGTTGGTAGTGTTACTTTTATTGATGTCAAGAGTAACAGAGTTACCAGTTGCTGCACCAGATTCAGCAGCCGGTGTGGTTCCAGTAGCTGGAGTAGCTGCCTGAGTTGTATGACCATTTCGACCAGTTGTAGTTGTTTGGACACTAGGAGTAGATCCACCAGTACCCTGGGTTCCAGGAGTAGTTTGGCCGGTTGTGGTTTCAGTTGGTTGGGATGTACCAGTGGTGTCACTGGCACGGGTTAATTTATAGGGGCATGATCCCAAGACTGCGATAAAAGTAAATATAACAAACTTCATCTCTACTAATACAAACTAGCAGATATTTATGTTGTTAAGATTATCATTGTTATAATCCTTAATTCTAATTCCTATTCCTAATTACCGAATTACTACTTCTTCTTCCCCATTCATTCGTCTGCATTCATCTTCTTTTCCTGGGTTTCCTCGAGGAATTAGTTCATATTGACTATACTACATACTTGGATATATTATATGATTTACAAAATGcatattaaaatacattcTTACATTAACTGTACTATACTTTATTAGGGGTCCTTTCAATCTTTTTAAAACATATAAGTTACTCCCCTAATTACACTTATTCTAGTATTATACGATACTTTACggtgtaaataatgtataaaatatacttaatattataaattaaagtgTTCGAAATCAGTTCAATCAACtacatttattaacatatGTTACAGCAACATTTAGTGCGATTTATGAATAATCTAAGCAAATAAGGTGTTCATGTAGATTTCTTGGGTTAAGTTGGACTAGCTCCAGTCTGCCCCGAAGGAGTAGTAGTAGTTGGCTTAGTAAATTCTATTCTCTTGTGTTCGCCGTAATTGTTCATAAGGAATAAATCGTTTGAGTCAAAATCTACTGAAAAAAACTTGAGATTTCTAAACCTTGCGTCGGAATCatatttccaaatttccTTATCTCCCAACTTTATATTCCTACACTTTACTCCATCATTGAATTTTACTATGTAAGAAAACATAAATCCAATGTCAGCCTTGTAATTTGACGAATCAAGTTCCTTGTCTTTGTCGTCATAGAACTTGAATTTTGTTACATCATCCTTGGAAGAAGTAATATCGGTCCATGACTTTCCTTTACCATCCCTGTAGAGAACTAGAAACTTACCACTCTTGAGAAACAAGGCAAGATGTTTCTTCTTATTACCTTTACCCTTGAGTAAAACTTTTACGGCGTCATCATTATCTTTAGATGACCAGATTGCAGACCCATTTTTACCAACGATCTTAGAGAATAACTTGTCCCCTTTGGGCTTGAATAATCTACAATTACCACGCTCGGAGCGTTCAAAGTCATTGGTGCTATTATTCTTCTTGATATCAAGGGTAAGTCCAGTACCAGAAGTGGTGGATTGATCTGTTGGCGAAGTTTGGTCAGAACTGGACTCAGTTGTCTGGCCAGACTTACCACCACAACAGGCGCTATGAGCTGAGTCATAGTGGCATGACATGAATAGTGCGATAAAAGTTAATATACCAATTTTCATAGtattaacaaattcatatttatcctattattattatcattgtTACAATTGGAAATTATCATTCCTATTGCTAATTGGCAAACGAGGTAATTTATTCTTCCCCATTCGTTGGTTAGAATTCTTATTCTTATCCTCTTCCTAgcttaataataaatttatattaccTGTATTACAGctgtatataatatattatatactcagtgtatattattatacatgCGTATCGTATAGTGTATCAACAGCCAAGTTAAGAATTTAAAACTCATCAAATAATCACATAATCATACTTTATTTAGTATTATACGATACTATagagtataaatattataatatattatacagttaatatactaatagtatacGAGTGTGTTCCAAATGTTCTTTTAACGTTTCATTTTTCGGAGCTTGTAATCTTATTTATTTGAGAAATAATACCTCAATTAACGACtacatttgttaaaatctACTATAGtgcattaaaatttattgataaatctatttttaaatgtgATTCAACCCATTGGAACTCAATAAGTTTGACAAATATTCAGAGAATATCTCTAAGAAATCAAGTGTTCATGTAGATTTCTTAGGCTAATTTGATGGACTGGATCCACCCTGACCTGTTGCAGGAGTTCCAGTACAATCCTGACCTGGAGTAGTTGTAGTTCCAGATCCAGGAGTAGTTGAGAGATTAAGTTCTAGTTTCTTAAATTCGTTCTCGCTCTTACGTACGAAAAAATCGTTTGAAACAAGACCCAGAGAAAACTTTTTTATTGTTGAATATTTACGATCATCTGTACTTTTCCAAATATCTTCATCTCCAAATTTGATTTTCTTACAGTTAGCTCCAGTGAACTCGTAAACAAAGGCAAAGGTTTTATCACGCCCGAGAAggtcaattttataatctGTTACCTTGAGCTCAGCATCGTCACCATAGAACTTTAGTTTTGTTATGTCATATCTCTCACCGGTGACATCTTTCCAGGGCTTTTTCTTACCTTCCTTTTGAAGaagtataaatttactactCTTGAGAAGAATGGCAATATGTTTTTTACAGCTACCAGAACCCTTCCGTGCCACCTTTACGGCGTGGTCATTATCAGTAGCGGTCCAGATATCATTGTTACCCTTCACTATCTTAGAAATTGTATGACCTGACTTTGGGGTGTATGTTTTAAACTCACCATCCTTAGAGTACTCGAACTCAGTGGTACTACTCGTCTTCTTTATGTCAAGGGTTAGACCAGTATTATCAGTTGTTGCACCAGTTTTAGCAGCAGGTGTAGTTCCACTAGCTGGAGTAGTGGATTGAGGTGTTACAGAAGTTTGACCAGTTGTAGCACCAGTTGATTGAGATGAAGCATTCCCATCAACTCCATAGACTGATTTGTAGGGACACGATCCCAAGACTGcgataaaaattaatatctCAAACTTCATCTCTATTAGTATGAACTAACAGATATTTATCACTTTAAGATTACCATTGTTACAATTGGAAATTATCATTGCTATTCCTGAATATCAATCTacttcttcttcttccCCATTCCTTAGTCTGCATTCACAGTCCTATACTCGTTTTCTCTTACCATTTAGTTCCTATTGACTATACTACATATctgtatatattatataatatacaaaatgCATACTATAAAACATGCTTCTGgtaactatactatactttaTTAAGGGTCCCTTCAATAGTTTTAGAACTCACAAACTACGCCCCTAATTATACTTATTCtagtattatattatgGTATACACCgtaaatattgtatattgtATGGTTAACaacatattaatattatacattaaagAGCTCCAAATCAGCTCAATCAACTACATTAAGAAAGATTATTGTACAACTACACTTAGTAATACTTCTTACAGTACATCAAATTTAGTAAGATATGGCACACCAAATTTAGTGAGATATGTTGTTAATTCTGAGAAATCAAGTGTCCACAGATTTCTCACCAACCAGTCCCAGGCGTATTGAACTTTAATTTCCACGTAAACGAGCCTGGCCTGTAGAATTTTGACTATACTGAGCAGCATTTACACCGTCATTGAGCTTAAGTATCTTTCTATTTACCACTAATATCATTCCACGGCTTATTCTTACCTTCCTTGTGGAGTTTTACCAACTTACCACTCTTGAGGGTAATTTCAAGATCTTTTTTACCGCTGTATTTACCCTTTACTAATACTTCACGGGCGTAATCACTATCCTTAGATGACCAAACTTCAGAGTTTTTGCTCACTATCTTAGAGAACAACTTGTTCCCTTTTGGCCTAAATGTTACCGTATCTTTATCCCAATGGTAGTTGTAGTCATTGTTTTCTTGAGTCTTCTTAATATCAAGCGTTACTGTGACTTCCTTAGGTTCAACAGATTTACCACCATCAGCAGCATGGACTGAGTTGTCGGGGTATAATATAACAATTGGGATCAAAGCtaatataacaattttcataattaactaatacaAACTAACAgtttttaaagttatttCGATTACCAAATACAATTCCTAATTGTCATTCCCATTCTTGAATAGGAAACATTTAAGTTATTCTTCCCCATTCATCCGTCTGcatttacacttttataCCCAGTTTTCCAAAGcattaacactgttaaatagtatataatgtatagtatattatatataatagtatattagtaGTACCGCGGGCATGTATTTAGAGGTCTAAATGTACACCAGTTAACCACTTTTCTACCACATTTCCatagtaaattaactatttaacaaGTTAGTTAAGtaaatattgtgtaaaatattgtgtaaaaagtgtgtaGTGTTTAGAATATTATTCCTCGTCACTAAATACTATCTCGTCCTCCTCATACTCCAACATCTATACCATActttaatatactattaagtatataccCCCAGAGGGAGATAACTATataagggagagggagctaattaactattaactctatacccctagagggagctattttactatataacttattatataccccgagagggagctaataatataagggtGGAGGGAGAAGGAGatagttaactatatacttagaACTATATacccaagagggagctattttactacataaggggagagggagatacttaactatttaactatatacccctagagggagctaaattagCTATATAacccaagagggagctactttagtatatacccctagagggagctaaattaactataccctagttatatacccctagagggagctatcttactttaccctagttatatacccctagagggagctatcttactttaccctagttatatacccctagagggagctatcttactttaccctagttatatacccctagagggagctatcttactttaccctagttatatacccctagagggagctatcttactttaccctaattatatacccgtagagggagctacttaactatataactatactGTATAATCTTGgatatataccccgagagggagctaataatataagggtagagggagagggagctacttaactatatagcgagagggagctaactatataggggagggagctaaataactaagtcCTAAGGGTAAAAAGAGTCCCATTGGGGTGGCTATCTGTAGCTAcataactaagtaataaataactggTCCCGTTGGACCTCACACCGTAACGTACTTTCTCCCTGAGTAATCTAATTTCTTCCTCTTGTTTCATATCTTTTTCTACTTTTTCTCTTAGTTGGTTTACTTCCGGTTCTGTGACATCTTGTTCAAACGCGCCCATTAGAATGTCGTAGTATATTTTACTCCTCTCGTGGTCATCTTTTGGTATCACCTCGTCATCCAGCCGCAGCAACTTTAACACATACGAGACGTCAGGCCTACTCATAATCTCCTTCGCAAAGTTCtcaaaaaatgataaacccaatttaaacaaaaatatCTGACCCTACACAATTATCTCATGTGTAATTTTCATTCGTGTAACTGTGTAGAATACTAATTAAGtgtgtgtaagtgtgtaaattagtgtgtaagtgtgtagaaatgtgtaaaaaagacaCGATATTCtgtaaataagacacggtgatgtgtaagaaatgtgtaagtgtgtaaaaatgtgtagatgtgtagaaatgtgtaaaaaagacacgttagtgccgaaataagacacgttagtgtgtaagtgtgtaagaaatgtgtaaatatgtgtaaaaagtgtgtaaCTGTGTAACTCAGTAGATTACTTGTTCGAAAAGATAATTGAGAAGAGTGGATATGGCTTCGAAATCGAAGATGTGTATGCCAAGACCTATGAACCATTTGGAGACAAATGCTTCCGGGACAATTAACTCCGTTATCACATCGTAGAGTTTATGATTTCTCCGTTCCAGAAGGAGCATGAGGACTTTGGAGTCTCGTACGTATGGTTTGGGTTTGGCGGAGAAGTAGCCTGGGAGGTAATGTCTGCTCATGACAGTCATGACATTGACCACTTCCACGGCGTTTAAATATATCGACAGCAACGCTATCACAAAACCCTCTCCCTGGTGATAGTCGCCCAATCTCTCGTATACAACGCACAAGTTGTTGTAAAATTGGTCCCTGTACTGTGGAGTCTTAAATGTACGCTCAGAATCTAATCGGAATAGTCTGCTTAGTTCTGGAGGGACGGGGTGTTCCGTTACGGTGTAAGGTCCAAAGGGAGCCACTGCTGTATTCCCCGCAGGGGTACCCACACTATCCACAATATCCTTAGTATTCTCAGTAGTATCCTTAGTATTATCTACAGTACTATTTACTGTGTTACCagaattagctccctctagggtATCTCCCTTTAGGGTATCTCCCTTTAGGGTAtctccctctaggggtatagttaaattagctccctctaggggtacccttatattagctccctctaggggtacccttatattagctccctctagggtAGCAGCAGAATTGGTACTAGTATTTTCCTCCCTATCTACATTAGTATCCTTGGTATCCCTAGTATCCCTAGTATCCCTAGTATCCTTAGTATCCTTGGTATTtggggagagggagctatttACGGTGTTACCAgatttagctccctctcgggtatctccctctccctctcccttaGATAGTAAAGTAtctccctctcccttagatagtaaagtagctccctctcccttagatagtaaagtagctccctctaggggtatagttaaagtatctccctctaggggtatagttaGGGTAGCAGcactttttacacttttttcTTCGCCAGTAGTATTATCTGAGGGAGAGTTTACAGTATTCTGGGAATTATCTATTTTGGAATCAGATTCCCCAGTATTTCccttattattactattattattattattagtagtattattatttgtgaGAAGATGGTGGTTGGATTTGTTGAGAATTGACTTGGAGATTCTGTGGATATTTCTGAATTTTGGCAGGAGCATCTTGAGGTTCGATTCCGACGCTA
This region includes:
- a CDS encoding SVSP family protein, coding for MCSIKFYLIILVTIEFVRCADKPGNNDQSLVSYSDSEEEDNFDVTESTEQPETSEPKGSPPKSPPETSAKGSPPKSPSGSPEHVEVIKKSIQIIFMKKDENGIVVPMEEGDYKVTSEDSYRIVYMFQASLEMILYNYEVIFEHVPGKHYTLTLTYYKPHNVFTMQDVGGFIFICCEEGKWRVYLRNRSGYLKFYTKHKGKDFELNEGDYYITFGPKGFLKYEFKKNVKCHRVMHRGKLLWKKEINKPCPSEVSINLSKDIVLYFDNHYLIFFKSHRYKLSVRKPRKKR
- a CDS encoding Rab-GTPase-TBC domain protein produces the protein MFKEEDFWECERDSPLFSRSGLASESNLKMLLPKFRNIHRISKSILNKSNHHLLTNNNTTNNNNNSNNKGNTGESDSKIDNSQNTVNSPSDNTTGEEKSVKSAATLTIPLEGDTLTIPLEGATLLSKGEGATLLSKGEGDTLLSKGEGEGDTREGAKSGNTVNSSLSPNTKDTKDTRDTRDTRDTKDTNVDREENTSTNSAATLEGANIRVPLEGANIRVPLEGANLTIPLEGDTLKGDTLKGDTLEGANSGNTVNSTVDNTKDTTENTKDIVDSVGTPAGNTAVAPFGPYTVTEHPVPPELSRLFRLDSERTFKTPQYRDQFYNNLCVVYERLGDYHQGEGFVIALLSIYLNAVEVVNVMTVMSRHYLPGYFSAKPKPYVRDSKVLMLLLERRNHKLYDVITELIVPEAFVSKWFIGLGIHIFDFEAISTLLNYLFEQGQIFLFKLGLSFFENFAKEIMSRPDVSYVLKLLRLDDEVIPKDDHERSKIYYDILMGAFEQDVTEPEVNQLREKVEKDMKQEEEIRLLREKMLEYEEDEIVFSDEE